The Cryptococcus neoformans var. grubii H99 chromosome 8, complete sequence DNA window AGTGTCATCGTCCTCGGCGGTCTCATTGGAGCCTTGACCTCTAGTCCATTCAACGATAGACTTGGTCGGCGATGGACACTGTTCCTTAACGCCCTTATCTAGTAAGACTATTAGATTGAATTGGTAATATCATGATTTTGCTGTGCTGACAGCTTAATCCCAGTTCTGTCGGTACCATTGTTCAGCTTGTGGCTACTGGCAACATCAAGCAGGTCATTGGCGGGCGAGCCATGCAAGGCTTTGCATCTGGTGCTGGTACTGTCACCGGTACCCTTTTTTTAGCCGAAATCGCTCCCAAGGCAATCCGAGGAGTGCTAGGtgcctttttctctttcaacaTTATGCTTGGCGTTTCTCTTGGTTATTGGGTTAACTACATCGCCATTCTTCACATCTCTCCCAGCTCCCACTGGCAGTGGCGAATGCCTGTTCTCTTTCAACTCGTGAGCCCTGTTTCTATACTTCCGCAGACTAAGGAGCTGAAGGCTCCGTATCATAGTACCCTGGCATAATTCTCCTTTGTGCCCTTCCCTTATTGCCTGAATCCCCTCGATGGCTCATCCTCAGGGGAAAGAATGATCGAGCCCTTCGTGCTCTGACCAGAATCCGACGTCTTCCTGAGGATCATCCCTATGTACAAGATGAATACAAGGAAATCGCTTCTTCCGTCAACGCTGAAATCGAAATTGCCCATTCTAGCTCCTGGCTTGGTCTCTTCCGAGAACTCAAGAATGACCGGACCCTCCTTCGACGATTCATCCTTGTAATGATTGTTCAAATTGGTTTCAACTTCTCTGGCGGTAACTCAATCACTTACTATCAAACTTCTATCCTCTCCACTATCAACGTCACGACCACCGACGGTGCTTACCTCTTTTCTGGTATCTATGGTCTCATGAAGGTGCTCGCCGTCCTCGTATACGCCTTCTTGCTCTCGGAGCGATTTGGCCGGAGAAAGATGTTACCCATCGGCGCAgccatcaacatcctctGTGTACTATGGATTGCCATCTATCTTGGTGCTCTTGCTGGTCACAACAAGGCCGCTGGATGGGTTGCCATCGCTGCCGTTTGCCTCTTTGCCATCGGCTATGGTATTGGCTGGGCACCTGTAGCTTTCGGTCTTAATGGGGAAGTTTT harbors:
- a CDS encoding solute carrier family 2, variant is translated as MAGALGNLINKKALADTPKEVFNLYVFFIAFALSFSGGLHGSNTSNISGILSMPDFIATFNLKHYSASAASDIKGWTTSVIVLGGLIGALTSSPFNDRLGRRWTLFLNALIYSVGTIVQLVATGNIKQVIGGRAMQGFASGAGTVTGTLFLAEIAPKAIRGVLGAFFSFNIMLGVSLGYWVNYIAILHISPSSHWQWRMPVLFQLYPGIILLCALPLLPESPRWLILRGKNDRALRALTRIRRLPEDHPYVQDEYKEIASSVNAEIEIAHSSSWLGLFRELKNDRTLLRRFILVMIVQIGFNFSGGNSITYYQTSILSTINVTTTDGAYLFSGIYGLMKVLAVLVYAFLLSERFGRRKMLPIGAAINILCVLWIAIYLGALAGHNKAAGWVAIAAVCLFAIGYGIGWAPVAFGLNGEVFPNRIRAKVMSLTIGMQYLTNFCLTRFFPNMIANIGSFGPFAIFACVSALIWVYVFVALPETKGLSIEQMSSLFGGHWFQNGFKKADGKVPELEDVTPIEYDGVEEAEKEYSHIEKINTV